The Deltaproteobacteria bacterium CG11_big_fil_rev_8_21_14_0_20_49_13 genome window below encodes:
- a CDS encoding serine--tRNA ligase yields MLDLKFAISNLDVIKNMLAQRGKEQDLSPLEGLNDRRKKLQQEFDSLRSEQNKASAEIAKLKKEKKDASVIIDSMQKAATRVKEIQPELAKIEDELKYKLLELPNIPHESVPKGTSADDNKEIRKWGNIPLFSFKALEHFDIGEKLGILDFDRAAKISGARFTIYKGFGAQLERALINFMLDLATRENGYTEVLPPYMVNAKAMTGTGQLPKFEADLFKTTEGYYLIPTAEVPVTNMLADEILKESELPIRYAAYTACFRSEAGSYGKDTRGLIRQHQFNKVELVKFAHPDNSYNELESLTGNAEMVLQRLNLPYRVVALCAGDLGFSSAKTYDIEVWLPGQNSYREISSCSNFEEFQARRANIRFKDSAGKTRFVHTLNGSGVAVGRTVVAILENYQQADGSVVIPEVLRPYMHGLERINNQ; encoded by the coding sequence ATGCTAGATCTCAAATTTGCAATCTCTAATCTGGATGTTATCAAGAACATGTTGGCCCAAAGGGGAAAGGAGCAGGACCTTTCACCTTTAGAAGGCCTTAACGACAGGCGCAAAAAACTTCAGCAGGAGTTCGACTCTTTACGTTCCGAACAGAACAAGGCCTCCGCAGAGATAGCCAAACTTAAAAAAGAGAAGAAGGATGCAAGCGTCATCATCGATTCCATGCAAAAGGCGGCTACACGCGTTAAAGAGATCCAGCCGGAGCTGGCCAAGATCGAAGACGAACTTAAGTATAAGCTCCTTGAACTGCCCAATATCCCCCATGAAAGCGTTCCCAAAGGGACATCGGCGGACGATAACAAAGAGATAAGAAAATGGGGGAATATCCCGTTGTTCTCATTCAAGGCGCTGGAACATTTCGATATCGGAGAAAAGCTGGGCATCCTTGATTTTGACCGTGCGGCGAAGATCTCGGGAGCAAGATTCACAATATATAAAGGTTTTGGCGCGCAGCTTGAGCGGGCGCTCATCAACTTTATGCTGGACCTCGCCACCCGCGAGAACGGCTACACCGAGGTCTTGCCTCCCTACATGGTCAATGCCAAGGCGATGACGGGGACAGGGCAGCTCCCGAAGTTCGAGGCCGATCTTTTTAAGACGACCGAAGGTTATTATCTGATACCGACTGCAGAGGTCCCGGTTACGAACATGTTAGCAGATGAGATATTAAAGGAGAGCGAACTTCCAATTAGATATGCCGCCTATACCGCATGCTTCAGGAGCGAGGCAGGATCATATGGCAAGGATACCCGAGGCCTCATCCGCCAGCATCAATTCAACAAGGTGGAGCTCGTTAAATTCGCGCATCCCGATAATTCATATAACGAACTGGAATCCTTAACGGGAAACGCGGAGATGGTCCTGCAAAGGCTTAACCTTCCGTATCGCGTTGTTGCTCTTTGTGCTGGTGATCTGGGTTTTTCATCGGCCAAGACCTACGACATCGAGGTATGGCTCCCGGGACAGAACTCCTACAGAGAGATATCTTCCTGTTCGAACTTTGAGGAATTTCAGGCGCGGCGCGCGAATATTCGCTTTAAAGATTCGGCCGGTAAGACGAGATTTGTTCATACCTTGAATGGAAGCGGTGTCGCTGTAGGGAGGACCGTAGTTGCGATCTTAGAGAATTATCAGCAGGCAGATGGAAGCGTTGTTATCCCCGAAGTTCTTCGCCCATACATGCACGGGCTCGAAAGAATCAATAATCAATGA